A region of the Epinephelus moara isolate mb chromosome 23, YSFRI_EMoa_1.0, whole genome shotgun sequence genome:
ggtCATTATAATGTTTCATTGATATGACTGGGAATGTATTTGTCCAACTTTATTTGGATGCTTCATGCCAGCCAGAGTCCAACATTTAAGCCAACTGATCCCTAATTGATTAATAATCACACTACTGGTCCAGTTTCAGCACACTGTCGGATAACTGCTCATTCAGTGTACACTCCTCTTTATAACACTGCCAGTCTTCATCTGAGTTTATCCCACTGTTTTCTATGCTATTGTGTTTCCATGACATGAGCATGTCAGTGCTGCTGACTCAACCACGTCACATTATAGGGAAACTCTGGGGATATTTCTCCAGGTTTTTgtatctaagtgactaatggagttTTTGACATTCTCAAGTATGAAGAGAGAGCGCtgtagcagcagcaacagcagcaaaacaagttAATTTAAGTTTactgtccactaaaagtgtttgttctCCCCACTGACTGGATCAGACTGTTATTATGAGTGactgacaacattacagaaaggaTCTCTGCAGAGAAATTGAACATTGCTTCATACCTTTCGCTGATCTGTTATTGTGACCAAGTCACGATCACAAAGAGAAGTCTGAAATCTAACGAGAGGTGACTTATTCCAGGAAAAACAATGGTGGtatggcggcacggtggtgcagtggttagcattgtcgcctcacagcaagagggtttctgctTCAAGTCCAGGTtaggggagcccttctgtgctgagtttgtatgttctccctgtgttagCATGGGTTTACCCCGGGTTCTCAGGCTTCCTTCCGCAgctcaaagacatgcaggttaattggtgactcttagTTGtacataggtgtgaatgtgagtgtgaatggttgtctgtctctatgtgtcagccctgtgatagtctggcgacctgtccagggtgcaccctgcctctcgcccaatgtcagctgggataggctccagcccccagcgacccccaacaggaaaCAATCTGAActtgtcagtgacaaaaacaagcacttttagtggacataagcTGATGGTGCAGAATTCCCTGTAgagattacattgcagcctgtttcgctgctgACTGCTGCGGTCTCTCTCAATACCGGGCCAGTTTCAAAAACCTGCAATCTCGAATAGTctctcagacacaaaaacatgggaaaatagagtccagggTGAGTTTCCTTGTGGTGTCTGCTCTAACTAGCTCCTTCACACAGCCTTATTgcctcacagaaacatgatcaTCTGTTCAAATGTATAATTCTTGGAATTTTTAGAATGTTTAGTGTTTGTTTGGCATATATAGATTAGTTATTCATAGCTTTTACATGGGAGACACTGTggggaattattattattattattattattatcaatggGATGTGTGCATTTAATGAGCTGCACCATATTCTGCAGTATAATGACTGATTTCTGTGAAGTATCTGTATCCAGGCAAGAAAACCTGGTTAACAGATGTAAAGTTCTATATGCTATATGCATTACATCATGTCTTTTCTCCTACATTGTATCCTGTAAACATATTCTTTATTTACTAATCAACAAATATTTGCTTCTCACCTGCAAAATACTACATATATTTTATTAGCACTGTTTGCCCATTTTTAAGCTTTGTATGTATCTTacaaatcattttattctatttttgcTACCTGAAGCTGTTACACTGGTTATAAATTATGAATGGAGATGGAAATCATTTAAATTTCCCAATAAAACTCTTAAAGAAGtctatgtgtatgtgtcagCTCTTGGATGCACCAAGCATGCAGTGGGGACATAGAAGTGGTTATCACTTCAGCATGAAccgttgcctacagattctgcattcatatgcagctATCTGTCATCTATCAAACTCCACAGTTCTTTCTTTGCCATGATATATTTCAAAGATTATCTGAAGTCACTCTGAGGCTTCAGCAGTCTCTGTCAAATCGAGTAATTTTCTTCCAAAGTTAGTTTTAGTATCAGATTCCCCCTTTGCTTTTTCCTGGGCACTGTTTCTGTGCTGAGCTGTGGCAGGAGGACACAGTTTTTATAAAGGTGCtacaaaaccaaaacatgataaaagaaccaaaatggaaaatagataaatatattaaaccatTCATTATATATTATGATTAGATGCAGTTAACGtatcagcaaaagaaaaatgaagagaCAGACGTCCCTGAGTgggtaaagaaaataaaaccagtTTGGCCTACTTTTCCATGAAAATTTTATAAACATATGATTGATTATGTCAAAGGGTTATCAGTGACAGATGATTTGGATAGAAAAATTTGGGGTTAAACGAGCAGGGTTCACAAATCTAAAGATGTCTGATGTTAAATTGTAACTGGATCAGTAGTCCTCCAGTAGCAGGCCGGTGTAATGCcgacaaagacattttacattgtcatCACTTCTGTATGTAGACTGCAGAGCAGAGAGGGTGATTAGGTTACTAGAGACAGATGGTGGGTGATCACATTATCTGCAGTCTAAATTTCTGTACAACTCAGCAGCTCAGTCACTGCAGTACTGCTTTATTATCACAAGATGGAGGCAAAGACAACTCACCTGTAACAAGTGGTGTGTACTGAGACCATGTACTATACAATATTCCTACTGGACAGCAGAGACAGTTGCTATTGGAACACTAGTTTTGCCCAGGTCACACTGTGCTTATTCAGACACAAACATTACAAcaatattttcattaaaaataaaagttcatTCTAAAGAGCGTTAATGAATGTAAGACAGCATGTACAGTTGCAacagtttgggcacccctggtcaaaattttgtttactgcgAAAAggtaagtaagtagaagatgaactgatctccaaagggcatgaagatgaaacatgcttttcaacattttaagcaagattagtgtattatttttgttttgtacaatagAGTGAAAAAATGAAAGAAGCACCATGTAAAAGTTTGGACTgaccaagacatttgagctctcagacaacttttaccagggtctcagaccttaattagcttgttagggcttTACCNNNNNNNNNNNNNNNNNNNNNNNNNNNNNNNNNNNNNNNNAATTcacagccatgggctcctctaaacagctgcctagcactctgaaaactaaaataattgatgcccacaaagcaggagaagactataagaagatagcaaagcgTTTCCAGGtcgctgtttcctcagttcataCTGTAATTACGAAATGGTGGttaactgtggaggtcaagttgaagtctggaagaccaagagcACTTTATGAGAAAGCTGCTTGTAGGATTGCTAGAAAGAAGAGAGGAtagcttctacaacaggacaatgatcctaaacacaccttgaaatccacaatggactacctcaagaggagcaaACTGAAGGTTCTGCAgaggccctcacagtcccccgacctaaacatcatcataaatctgtggatagagctcaaaagagcagtgcatgcaagacgacccaagaatctcacagaactagaagcctttgcaggaagaatggatgaaaatcccccaaacaagaactgaaagactcttagctggctACAAAAAgcgtttagaagctgtgatacttgccaaagggggcgctactaaGTACTGATAatgtaaaagattgaaattaaatgGTGATCTTGCTTGAAATGTTGAAGAAATGCGTCATCTTTAACTGCAtgcttttggagatcagttcatcttctacttacttaccTACTCACAGTTACCCAAGTTTTGACCAGGGGAGCCCAAagttttgcatgccactgtaccTGCAGCAGGGGGGCAAAGAGAAGCAAAGGGCTCCAGTTTCTGTACAAACTGCAGAAGTTACAGGCAGAACTGAAGATACTTAAGAGCACCCGAGTGGTTCAGTTGGTAGAGCCTGTACTAAATAGGCTCTATTCTTGTTGCAGCTGCCCAGGTTGGAGCGTAGCTCATACACGTTGTTGAAAATGTTCTGTCCATTCTGCAGGAGGCCAGCAATGCTGAGGAAAGGCAACTACCAGGTCACCTCAATAAGGAATATTCTCAAGaaatgtcagtgtttggttttttttcaaaCCTGTTGACCTCTTCCATAGCGGGGAGAGTAAGATGAGCAATGTTCAGCTCAGCCAGTTGAGGTTGTGGCCCGCCAGCAAAAAGTCACAAGGAGCAAGAGCTGCAAGTGTTATCTCTGTTGATTAAGTCATTTTAAGTTTATGAAGGGTGAACATACCTAAACTACACTTGTCGTATGTTTTCCTGAACCATACTTAAAGAGAggaggtcacttcctgtcttatCGTCACGCGCCCTTTTATGTCATTTAGAATTTTTGAACAGATCATCAGTTAGtaaggaaatgaaaaacaaacaattctCTTTAAAATATGCATTTATCACTTTCAAACAAGCCTTACAGCATTTCAAACAAAGTGatcagaggggtattccagaaagcgggtttagtgaaaactctgagtaggctatgttaaccctgaaatgagggaaactctgggttttcagttccagaaagagaggtaaatcaaactctgagtcaatcaccatggcaactgagtctgtgaacctaacctgctcgctggcaggttttcttcaataaaccctgagtttttctctgtctcctccctcctcccgctgtttcatttcctcattcattcagtccgtgtcaaagcttgtggctgtttcatttcctcattcattcagtccgtgtcaaagcttgtGTAGGAGCGCATTAATTAGCGgagatttaccgtctgtcacagtctaaatcctgctggatattagtttgttactcaggactgtcttaagtttctgaatttatgcacatcaatcatttctttggacatcagtttttgtctttacattcatatattacacagcgagaattcatcctcagctcagaatcaaacctctgtcctttttagatttattattttttataacactgtgcacaaggatcagactgtcagtctgttagagcagctcccaaatgtttattgcacataatgtgtaggtctaattatttaaattttaaaaatcggtatgaagctttagacacgtagtatcaatgactaatgatctctatcactgatgtcattggtcgcactgatggaacataattcctatagcctaatattggggattatatgttaatatttctgagtgagcaatggtgcagcatttcagtgtctttaaatttactacatttgtagctgaaataaagtcactgaatgctgttgagtcaagatacaaatagatgtgcaacattttaaaatctactgtattttaacctcaacgtcttttcaagtgcaaatcaccaaacatattattactgggtcagactgtgagtttacagtcatgtctttatgtctttgatctatagcctagcctatatgttttaaatcttcctatttttcagttgctgcctcctgtgtttttccccatcagattaaatctgaacaaatatattattatatattattaatataatgtaatgtatctacagcctgatacacagtcagattccaccactttatcttcattaaggaaatgtaagtctgataaatgatgaataaacggacaacactgaataaaacttttttattaactttatggttaacttatttacactttcctcgctctgactcaggctcttctTTTGAAGATAAACATGCACcgtctgctacacatgcattGATATCTCTACAtgcactggattaaaatggaggcctgtcttttatttacctgttgccatggtgaatcatGGAGTCGGAtatccattgatgatggctttttattgtcggcttaactcagagtgaacatactcagagttgactgaactaactcaaatcagctttttctggaaccggtaactcagagttcagggttagactcagagtttgttgagcctactacctggaatacccctcaggTGTGCACTGGTGTGTTGTTCCTGTGACACAGTAACAATCAGTTGTAATTTCTGAGCTGAATCCTTTACATGTTGCCATCTGTCATGTCTTGATCACATCTCAGTCTATACATCTGAATGTGGTATTCTGAGGTAtctgttgtctgtctgctgctctcaACTGACAAACACAACTAAAGCTCCTGAATCTGTTGTCAGGAAAATGAAGAGTTGACTGACTGCACCCTTATGTGTAACACTGATACTATATAATGCACTAATGCAGTATATTTAAAATGCTGATCACTCTTGAGTCATAAAAGACAGATTCAATACTTGAGgtggtacagtacagtatgaaAGTTGTTTGTCCTGGATTGAATGTCACCAGCTTTTCAAACATTTCCTGGAGTTGGTTGCTTTGGCTGAAATGCTCCAGAGCTTGTCAAAAGGAGTTTGCAATGATCTTTAAAGTCCAGATGAAATGGCATTTCAAGAGTATCTAGCCTCAGTATCATGACGTATTTCAAAGTGAAGTTGGATAGGCAGGCGGGATGTAATGCTGGGAGAAATTTGATTCGATCGTTGAAAGTGTAATGTTTTGTTCATACTGGccgcaaataaaacaatttgcgaATTGAATTTGAATTACATATAAagttatatgtatatataaagtcaatgtaaagatgtaAGTAGATGTGAATTTCCGCTGGGCAGCACAATGGAAACAACATTAATGACTTGAATTAAGTGGCATAAATGAAGCGAGTAGCGCAATTTTGCGTCATATGCTTATTCGCaaaagttgaaaaatctgaacttcaacGACCAATTCATGCcgtgatagccaatcagcattgataTCCTCCAGGGATGTATGATGCCGAGGACGTACCAGCGGAAGCTCATTGATCGATTCCGTAATTTCACGCACCCATGACGCAAGTTATTTGCGCGTATGAAGTCATGAGTCAACAGAAAATTTTCTAGCATTCAAAAATTTGCAtcatgtttggtgtgaacacaacataagagCCTGGATACACATGAAGGTGATCTTCATGCTGAATGTGGGCGGTGCCTCTTGTGACGCAAATGGCAAAGTAGCTTGCTAGCTAAAGTTAACTAACTTGCTaataaatactgtgaaatatgatttaaatcacaaatattggtacattttctatttttggacattttgtgcCTGTCTCTTGAATCACTGCCAGCCAGACAGGATCGGATCAGTATTATAAAATACAGTGCCGCGGATATCCTGAATCCTGGAAATGgattagcattttagcactctcTGTTCCCTAATGTtaaaagtcagtgggttttatGAATGGGTTTaaggttagatgcctgaaataaagtctgtggtaaACACtacccagcaagcattttttggtttaaaaaaacatctaatagccttctacatgaagacctgacatctaggctaaatcacggctgaatttgggctgtcagtgaaaatttggtagacgtctaaccatagccaaagtgtatacgtcatcaattatacggctatgtagagaccatgtccaaaaaagggagataaacatattttaattactgttgactctccatacaTGATTGAATATCATGccgcacgccatctgcaatggcgaaaattacatttaatcaatttcaaaattaaatcggctagatttgggttacgCGTAGCTAGACTAcatcggagctaaatatagccaatacgtttaaatcacgactattgcttgctgggtagcttaagagactttcacgtttaaTTCTACAACATAAAGTCGATcgtcattcaaagtcaacaaaagttgaactccaCACAATGTGAAGATGCTAATTTGCTTTGCCACCGGAAAAAAATTGCTGTTTGCCCCTTCATTCACATCATGTATTTGCCATTACTGATTTTGCCATTGGATAGGAGTATTCatcagaaaaagagagacaaagtccATCATATGCTCCAAGTAACATTAGTAAATAAATTCTAGCATGAGGGCCACGGTATTTTCGGGAAACAAAGACACACCGACGTAGCATGTCgtcgctagctagctaatgtaaTCTTAGCACTGTGTGACTAAAAGTTGCAGAGTGATTGAcagggttgccaactctcaCACATCTGGCGTGACTGTCACTCTTTCACCATCAATGTCACGCTCTCACGCCCTTTTAAGAAATCTCACTCCACTGTCGCCgagtctttttctttgttttgttttttttaatgtccagCCCATTGTGTGGCTTGACCAGACCGCATAATATTCTCAGAAAGCAAGTTTAGGTCCCGTGGGGGCTACCCTGAACTTCATCTTCCTTCCCCCAGTCTCCtacaaaattttttttttttttctatagaCAGCATTCCGTGACCTAAGACAACAGAGCTatggatcaatcaatcaatcaatcaattttatttataaagcccaatatcacgcCAGAGTAGTGCTTTAAGTTCACTCATTGCCTTCTACAGCCATCTAATGGACAAACATGGGAACAGCATATCATTTTACATTAATTGGTTAATGCTGAGTTATGGCATGAACTTATTATACAGATTTGCATACCGTGCATACACTTGGTTGTTTCAAATGAACACTCCAGGTAATTACCTGCTCATGTATAGTTACATGCCATGATCATTCCTGGCcttaaattacatattttagCAGAAGAAATAAATGGCAGTTTACATTGGGTTTTCTTACTTAAACGTATTTGTAAGCCTAAGGCCTACATTTTTCTCCTGGGGCTCACAGATGCTAAACATTTAGCATGTTTTATGACGGAGTCTCAAAAGGCcacataaaacatgataaatCAACAGGGTTCCCACGGGTCATTGAAATCCTTTAAAGTTTgtgaatttgaaaaaataatttcaagGCCCTGGAAAGTTTTTGAAAATATGCATAAATGTACACAGGTCATCGAAAGTCCTTGAatttatctatttctgtatgaaaCTGCATGAAAATAGGATTTCGCTGTGTTAACTTTAAACATTTTCTTGGGGGAGAACCCCCCTTgaaatctttctttttctcacaaCAGGATATATTACTGGATTTTTTAAGCAGATGATCAAAACTACCATCAGATTGATGAAATTGACCTTGATCTGCgccataaaacaaatattgagcaTCTATGCACGTATGTGGGGTTTAGGCCTAtagatatgaatatgtaaacgtacactcatttcttctgtttgccaCATGTGCATATTAACTCTTttaaggtaagaaaaaaaaaaaaaaaaaaagtcccgcCGTGTCCACGTCTTTTCATGACCACGCACGCACAAGCAGATATTATGTCACAAGGTAAAATCTCACTCCGGCCCTCTGACCAAAGTTGGTAACCCTGGATTGATGATAGATGTCATGATATTTTTGCTTGGAACCGGATGGTAATGGCTTATATAagcacacattttgttttacaggagGAAAACCTGATTGGATTTAGAATACAAATAACTAGATTTTTTGAACATGTACATATGGTATATTGTTGAATTGGTGCAGAATATGGCTGGGGATATGATCTTaaagggtttaaaaaaaaaaagcatttttcatttcatttcgaCTTTAAGAGTAAATACACAAATTAGTGGACATAAGGGGCAAGTAGGCTCAGATGGTACATGCTGTGTACTAATATTATATACACTAATACCTCTTTGTACATACAGACGTCAGTTTAATCAACAGCAACACCAATCACAATCAAAGTCACAAAGCCAAGCCAATAGGTGTGTTCAGTCCAATGCCATTTGTCCAGCTTTGACAGACAGCTGTCCTTGTATTTGACACTTCACACTGATTTCCTCCTTTTGCCAAAGACGTTGTTGATGAGTTTGGCCATGGACTTGGAGCCACTGGGGCGTCTCCTGCGCTCCTTGGCCTTGCTGCCCAAGCTGGCACTTTGCACCATCTTGAAGAATATGAGCGCCACCTCCTGGTGGTGCTCAGCGGCTGACAGCTCGTAGAACTGGCAGTGAAACTCGGAAGCCAGACACTGACCCTCTTCACGCCGCACTTCTCTCATGTGGCACAGGTCCTGTTTGTTGCCCACCAGGAATATGAGCGGGTCTGCATTCCTGTAGGTCAAAAAGCAGTGCAGTCACTCTAAAGCAGAACTCACACTTCTACATTAAATcgacgctgtagcctgacgtgcacctccctagAAATGTAAAGACATCATGGCGATGCAGGCCTggttatttttgtaagctgaaaccatttccctcagtggaaacaaagtttttatttacttttatttcacaaattagaaataattagtaagacagtaaagccttcacaaaaatagcattttaagtcttgtgtgtaatttatcctggcttcatttgagcagaggaaatgtctgctagctgctaagctaatttataaaatgtaaaatgccatagccttgtgctaataatattagcatgttgtatttatggggaaaatgtgtccagcaaaagtcaagtgtttgtctgtgaatgctgtgattGCAAtaaagccgatttgtgtacttgtgtttgaaattgttgccatgcttaatgtgtgttttggttgtgttttgaatcatctaaactttacagcacttcaaagAAACCCCACCACCAACTAttggtttggaggtgtaactgcagagtgacacagacacaccaccgcacaagtataaatgctcgtAGGGGCGTAGGCTATGGTGttggctctgcatagagctgatgcacaaatATGAATCCGCCTTAACACAGTGGCTATCACTGGctctgtttacatgcacataatggtcattattatttaacagtGTCCATACCTTTTGGCAGGTCCCAGGTGGAGCTCTCTGATTAGGTGCATTATAGCTTTGGCAGTGAGGAAGGAGGAGCGGTCACTGATATCATAGACCACAACGAAACCATCAGCCCAGTGGATCTGGTCGTTTACAGTAGACTTGCCCTCACAGGcctaacaaacacacaattaatgacattacataaaacaaaaagttatggaaaaaataatttatgcaAATTCAACCAGTCCCCATACTGTGCTCATACTGACATACATGTTATAGTAGCAGCTTAGGGGGTGCAATTCTACACAATATACACAAACTTCATGAGGCAGTCAAAGCGAATGAAAGGCTGGAATACATAACACAACGTGTGACCATTAACAGAGGGGTTAGGGTTTGTGTTGGTGAGCTGATCCCAGGATAGCCCTGCTGTCCTTGTGCTCTAACTCAGAGTAATGGAGCTGAGACTAAACACAGGCTGGAGGCAGTGGTTCAGCTGAGGACAGCCGCATGCTCGACTGGCTCTCTGAACTAAGACGGATCTTACTGACGGGCCCTCCCTTTAAACTCATTGGGTCCCATTTTAATCACACAAGCACAACAAAAAGCACAGAGCAAGAGGTGTGTGTGCACTTCTACCTGCTATTTTAGTTCATGTGCTGCAGTGCAAAAGGGCTGTGTGGGGTGGACTaaagaccagtggttcccaaatggtccagccacagggtccagatttctccttagttattagttcaaggtccacatactttaaaacattcagcgtcttgcatttggccatgttgttgagctagtgtGCTGTCtatgttaagtagctgtctgttagtcactcactctacagcaggaaaccgcacttcaaaataaaagctctctgCCGGAAATTCTCTATACTGCAAAATAAAGTGTGGATCAAATCCTAATAGTGAAACGAGTCTTTTCTTGGAGACTGTGACGCACAAAacaatgtatccactgatttacaaatgtctTTTTCTCAATGTAAGTCTAAGGgagaaagtctttttgggcccaatggcatcacgtgacagaccCGGTCattgtaattttacttttggccactatgtaaaaccTAGCGCTGTTCCTGTGGGCTTGGTTGGGACCTGGACTGGTTTGCCTATGAGTGACCTCAAGGGGGCCTACTGACTATAGATCGGAGGGTGtggtgataaataaatatactctCAGCCAGTCACATCCCCGGTGTCATCACTCTTAAACACGAGGCATATATGATATGATGTAATATGACACAACTAAATATTTGTCAGTCTTTGTATAAACTGCCTTTTTTGTGTTACATGTGACATGACTTTATAAAAAGTAATGACTTTATAACGTATCCAGCTGAGGTTATATCCTCTTTATGTCATCTAACGAATTGGTGTGTTCACTGTGCAAAAAAGAGCAGCACTTCGACCACACTGCTGCTTGGCGACTGTGTGACCAGGGTTCATTTGTGATGCTCTCTGTGGTTACTGGGCTTTTTAATAGATACAAAATCTCagttaaagctgtagttgtTAACGTCTATAAAAATAAGTGTCTGGATAAAGTGACAGTTTGAGCAAATATGACGAAAAGGTATTtgtataaaagttaccaactacagcttatTAGTTGATGATAAGTGGCACAGGTGTGTGCTGTCCAGGAGTATTCCACTGTGCCACTTGCTTTTTGCAAAAAGACGCCATAATTATCATGATAACATCTTGTTATTCTTGCTCCATGTCTGTATAAACTGACCTGAGAACATGGGTCATAGAGCTCAAGGTTCATCTGCTTCCCGTCCACAGACAGACGCTTTCTGTATATGCACTCTGTGGAGGAAACAGAGAAGAATAAATCAATCACGATGAGACTCATAatcttcatcattttttttgCGTTGGTGCTCTGTGTACAGTTCCATCCCATCtccaccaccgccaccaccaAAAATATGGATATGTGAATATCcataatcaaaaaaaaaaaaaaagcagacagaaaaacaatacTGAGACTAATTTCTCTCCATAAGCGTGCACCTCTTCCTTTCACACCTTGCACAGTATCTTTTTTCATCACCTAAAAATGCAGGAAGAAAACAAGCTCAGATGAAACTGATTATTCTCAGGGAAACAAAAGCCTATTGAGTCACTATCAGAGACTAATGTGAGTCATTCTCCTCGCAGGTCAGGCAGCCTTTCAGAGGAGGCTGCAGAGTGTTATCGTTACAGCACGGCTCTTCAAGAGAGCTTCAAAAACAACACTAAATGGATCAAAGATTTAACCCATGCTCTTAATATTAAGTTACATACACGTGACAGAAGCTGCACCACCCGTAGTTTAAGTCTTGGCAGCTGGCTTCACTGTGCAAAGTACATACGAAAGAACATAAGAGAGTATACAAGAGGATGAGATAAGAGGACTTGGATAGAGTGCAAAGGAGCTACACAAACAGTGTACAGAAACTGAAAGGCAGCCAACTGAAAACTGACATAGTCGTGAATGTTAGGCTTTATACAGGACAGGGATATAAACAGACATAATGATAAACATATGCAGGGTTGTCATCATCAAAAGATAGTTAAAAAT
Encoded here:
- the rergla gene encoding ras-related and estrogen-regulated growth inhibitor-like protein, which produces MNEIKIAVLGSEGVGKSALIVRFLTRRFIGEYASSSECIYRKRLSVDGKQMNLELYDPCSQACEGKSTVNDQIHWADGFVVVYDISDRSSFLTAKAIMHLIRELHLGPAKRNADPLIFLVGNKQDLCHMREVRREEGQCLASEFHCQFYELSAAEHHQEVALIFFKMVQSASLGSKAKERRRRPSGSKSMAKLINNVFGKRRKSV